Proteins encoded within one genomic window of Bombina bombina isolate aBomBom1 chromosome 1, aBomBom1.pri, whole genome shotgun sequence:
- the LOC128638739 gene encoding gamma-crystallin M1-1-like, whose translation MGKIIFYENRNFQGRYYESSSDNPDLQTHFNACNSVRVENGSWMLYERPNYMGNQYFLKRGEYPDYQQWQGLSDSIRSCRLIPEHLGSSAHKIRIYERGDCKGEMMEFIEDCPNVYDRFCSHDICSCNVLDGHWIFYELPNYKGKQYLLRPSEYRQFTDWGSLTSKVGSFRRVLESY comes from the exons ATGGGAAAG attattttttatgaGAACCGGAACTTCCAGGGACGCTACTATGAGAGTAGCAGTGATAATCCAGACCTCCAAACTCACTTCAATGCCTGTAACTCTGTTCGTGTAGAAAATGGTTCCTGGATGCTTTATGAGAGACCAAATTATATGGGGAACCAATATTTCTTGAAGAGAGGAGAGTACCCTGATTACCAGCAATGGCAAGGGCTTAGTGACTCTATCCGATCTTGCCGCTTGATCCCAGAA CATCTGGGTTCCTCTGCTCATAAAATAAGGATTTATGAGAGAGGTGACTGCAAAGGAGAAATGATGGAGTTCATTGAAGACTGTCCAAATGTGTATGATCGTTTCTGTTCTCACGATATCTGTTCTTGCAATGTTCTTGATGGTCACTGGATCTTTTATGAGCTTCCCAACTACAAAGGAAAGCAGTACCTCTTGAGACCCAGTGAATATAGACAATTCACTGACTGGGGTTCCCTTACATCAAAAGTTGGCTCCTTCCGACGTGTCCTGGAATCTTATTAG